The proteins below come from a single Falco rusticolus isolate bFalRus1 chromosome 8, bFalRus1.pri, whole genome shotgun sequence genomic window:
- the LYPD6B gene encoding ly6/PLAUR domain-containing protein 6B, which produces MLLLYHMLVGAFLPFFILSENWISAENINFYNVRPPLDPTPFPNSFKCFTCDNAADNYNCNRWAEDRWCPESTQYCLTVHLFTDHGKSTSVTKKCATGEECHFVGCHRHRESGHTECVSCCEGMICNVEIPTNHTNAVFAVLHARRTSNGSRRTVDVAVLVSVMMILLS; this is translated from the exons ATGTTGTTACTCTATCACATGCTGGTCGGAGCCTTTCTTCCGTTCTTCATCCTTTCAGAAAATTGGATTTCAGCTGAGAACATCAACTTTTACAATGTGAGACCTCCACTAGACC cCACTCCATTTCCAAACAGTTTTAAGTGCTTTACTTGTGATAATGCAGCGGACAATTACAACTGTAACAGATGGGCTGAAGATAGATGGTGTCCTGAAA gtACTCAGTACTGTTTGACAGTTCATCTCTTCACAGACCACGGGAAAAGTACATCAGTCACCAAAAAATGTGCTACTGGAGAAGAATGCCATTTTGTAGGCTGCCACCGTCACAGAGAAAGTGGCCACACA GAATGTGTTTCTTGCTGTGAAGGCATGATTTGCAATGTAGAAATACCAACCAATCACACAAACGCAGTATTTGCTGTATTGCATGCCCGGAGAACATCGAATGGCAGCAGGCGGACAGTCGACGTTGCAGTGCTTGTATCAGTCATGATGATCTTGTTGTCGTGA